The sequence below is a genomic window from Hippocampus zosterae strain Florida chromosome 15, ASM2543408v3, whole genome shotgun sequence.
taaattatgttcttaatatttttaatgtctaattattgtaattttattgaaattaaatacttcattattattttaatacggcccggtagtccagtggttagcacgtcggcttcacagtgcagaggtaccgggttcgattccagctccggcctccctgtgtggagtttgcatgttctccccgggcctgcgtgggttttctccgggtgctccggtttcctcccacattccaaaaacatgcgtggcaggctgattggacgctctaaattgtccctaggtgtgaatgtgagcgtggatggttgttcgtctctgtgtgccctgcgattggctggcaactgatccagggtgtcccccgcctaatgcccgaagacggctggcataggctccagcaccccccgcgaccctagtgaggattaagcggttcagaaaatggatggatggatggatattattttaatgtcacacttttaaaatagtaacttattattttttatgagaTTACAAAAAAttgcttatttttattattattattttacaacgtctgtttttattttatcatgtcTTTTTCCACATTGCCCTTTTTTCGGAATGCAGTTTTTCAGCACAAACTGCTCCAATCACGTGATGCGGACCCAGTTAAGTGATAATATTTTACATCAGCAGACATGAGGAGCAGGAGTTGTGTCAATCGAAGGGTGCAGACCCCCGAGGGCGATGAAACAGAATGGCTGTGGAAGAGAAGTCAGTTTCAGAGTTACTCAGATAAGTTGCCAATGGCTTGCATAGTAAATTAAGGCCTTTAGCACGCTCAGATAGATTCCATAGATGACACTCCTGTGAGGTAGATGGCGGTATAAAACTCAACGCTTATTGCTAACCACCATTCAATAGAAAGGTGAGGAAGTTAAGACTACGTTTGCTTTGAGTCAATGATGGTATTGGTCGTCTTCACAATCTTTGCAAATGGAGAAAACCTTTCGTGAGTGTAAGAAACGGTGTCTGAACAAATGTGACATAAGTAAGAAGGGAAATGTGGATGAAGATATTGAGCATTTGGTGTCTTTGCTCAATAGCTTCGAGGAGTATTTCACCACCAGTTCATGCTCCGGACGCATTACAGTAATTGACACGGTGAGTGAGCTCTTATTGATTGTATGTTACCGAATACGGTTGTTTGAGTTAAcgttaaaaacacaattttctttGTAATTTGTAAGTGTCGAAAGTTATCTGACAAATGTAGAAATCACTTTGTTATCATTGTTAGCAGGGACGAACTGGGGTGAGATCAACCTTTGTCATCAGAGGTGGGTAGAGTAGCCCAAAAATGGTACACGGtaccaaaatataaaatatccatccattttctgacccgcttaatcctcacaagggtcgcggggggagatGGGGtagtgctggagtctatcccagcagtggggttctggatcaatttcactgagggggccgggctggggccaggggtttcgatggggcgagggggggcacattcaacccaggactaaaaagacagattcgaaaTCTTGTTTGACTTtatatttcttcaaactttgaaattgtagtcatttgtgtaaaattgtgtaatttttctcgtgatttgagatgtttgactgaagttgattaaagttgttgttttgttgtttgattaaagatatggacgtccacagtcgaaatatctcttctaactcgtcagcagggttttttctgcgtgcataacttggtcgtcgacgtgtctgaaggtgtacctaataaagtgtctccggttaatacaaactccgcttagtagaacagaagtgcttcggcccaatggtgttctattaagcggagtgcactgtataactTAATGTAAAGCGGTAAGAGTACCATTTAAACCCCGGACATAAATACGCTCATAAAAGTAATGGATTTTCTTTATCCAAACAGTGACTTGAATCACAGCGTAAATGTAGCGCATTATTACCTATATCTGTTCATTTTCAAAACTGCAAGGTTATGTAGACCCCACCTATTAAGTCTAAAAATCTGACTCATGTGGCCCATTTCTCCATTGTGTATTTTTGATCAGAGCACaaaattgaaatgtgaaaaatgcatcACTTTTTCATCTTCTGagttttgattatttattatattattatttggaAATGGTAAGAAGAAATTACATGATTGGAGAGCTCTATCTTTGCTGAGCCACATTATCCCTATCACTTATAAAAGCTCATTTTTCAGGAACCGTAGTCTCATAGTCTTTCAAGTCTGCTCAAGCGAAAGAAAATGCAACTTCTTGCAAATACTCCGTTTCACAATCTGATATCTCCTCTTTCCTCGTTTTGGTTATTAATCTGTTTTAGGCTCCCGAAAGCTgtgttgcacaaaaaaaaaatcttgtctgGCTTTTTGTCTcgcattcaaaatgcaaagTTGATGATGTGgtgagtatctttttttttttttaaatgtcatcgaGCTGTTCATCAACTCAATGAAGTGAATGTTTGAATATATGCAAAGTACcggtgtgtgtttgcgtttcaGATGTCCCCTCTGGCCAGCTCTTGTGGAACTGCTGTGCTGAAGTTTGAGCCATTTGTGCTCCACGTTCAGTGTCGGACACTAGAGGATGCACACCTAATGGTGAGAAAAATGGCTGTTAATAAATAGGTGAAACAAAACACCGGGCTATAGACTAGCTTTTTCAGCTGGTCGCACCTGCACAGATTTGGTCTCatccttttttggggtggtacATCATGACCATATTTGCTGAAACATAGTAGTCGGAACTGGCACATCATCATGTTGTATGATgtaagacaggggtgcccaaactttttggaccaaagatctactttttgatcaactaacctcccgggatctaacCTTACTGGCgcacgcacatatgcacgccatgatgagaaacggcctgaaactgaggcatgcgatgcacttttgcagcctgttaactatcgtagctcacacgtacagtgttaaagtgcttccctgggccctcctagattcctattctttgcccgtgccctcggtgaattgtacacgaagcaaactctgaatgagaataatgacgatgaaagatagagcgcaacagctctgattacaagctgcaattgcagactgctgagcgcaaacaacttccggtgacgtaatcacgcgccaccataaattcaagatttacctgctttattttatttttattttattttatttttgtgaaaattagactgattggatgatttgggtgcagtgtacatttgtGTATTATTTTAGTGTCAATTAACCACACTTAAATTTAAATTTCCAGGCCAGGCCAACTACTCTTCATTCTCTTCCATTATGCCAAGCGACTCCAGCGCCGCATCCACTTTGCGATTGGGTTCGGTCAACGCATGAGTCTTGAGTGTTGAGAACCTGTCCCAaaccatccagaaacgccggcagCTTGTTCCCTTCCAATGAAGTGGGACACGTCGTCTGAATGTTGTGATAAATCAGGAAACTGCCGGATCACAAACGGCAGGATGCCTGTTATTAAAAGACCAAtacaataccgtattggcccgaatgtaagacggtgtttttttgcactgaaataagactgaaaaagtggggggtcgtcttatattcggggtctagacaatatacccattcacgacgctagatggcgccggATACCTTTGATGCGAATgcttgaacttgactccccaggccaaagcgaacccctgtcacgaagaagaaaaaataaaaatagcggtagcacgaagaagaaaaataaaaaataggggTAAGAAAGAATAGAGCAGAAAATGAAGAGATAAccgaaaatggagaaacgtagcgacaatctggagaaaagtggttaaccggcagctgaggagaagttatgatgtcaattacatttcaaaaaccagaagccattcatttacgaatgtgattgcactttcatTTActatacatatttaaatgttcagatattaagatttgaatgagtcaaaataacatgctttttctctcaaatatattgttagaatcatttgtttcagatgtactgtaattattttctgtataaaaattaatttggtgttcaaaaagtcttttttcaaacttgagtcttgaaaaagagggggtcatcttataatcagggccgtcttatattagGGCCAGTACAATactgtagatgtcttccactaCAGACAGTATAAGCAAACCAAACTGCACTTCTGCCAAGGATCTGAGGTGTACTCAGCAGCAAACATCCCAGAGGGGCAAGAAGGCTCCCCACCGCCTGCTCTTTGTGTCGAAAAAATGTTATCCACAGTGCTGAGAGTCCAGCTAATTTCATGGTTTGTTttccggaagaaaaaaaatacggcaGACGGCTCgagtatccatccattttccgatccgctttatcctaacaagggtcacggggggtggtggagtctatcccagctgccttcgggcagtaggcagtggacaccctgaaccggttgccggccaatcgcagggcgtacacagacaaacaaccatccacgttcacactgttacctagggacaatttgaagtgttcaattagcctgccatgcatgtttttggaatgtgggaggaaaccggagtaccgggaGAACACCCACGCgtgcccggggagaatatgctaactcaacacagggagaccggagctggaattggaattcgagtttgttgttttgcttgtaGCGACACCATTCCAGCAAAGCGCGCCACAGCAGTTGGTCTCTGCTGTACGTGCCTCAGCGCAAACATTTACCCATGCGAGCGTCGTTttggtttcaaccaatcagcgccgacgcaaccgACGTCAGATATCGAAGAAGCTCCGTCAACAGCAAACACAAGCAACGACAACCACCATTCCCCTACCTTGGACTTTCGAAATTTCGGCAACAGCGGAAGCCTCAAAGTCCAGATAAATAATTGAATATTGAGTATTTGAGCGCTATATGTAAAATTATTCGTGCGTAATGTTCAAGCAGGTAGACAGATAAGCAGACTTACGCGTGTGTGAGGAACACGTTCAAGTGGTTATGGCTCGAAGAAAAGGACGtgaactgagattttttttgtctgactaCATTCGGAAAGTCGACAAACCCGGTAAGTCATTTTGATTCTCTCCTGTTTCACCTCAAAAGgcttaaacaacaaagcgtacaAGGGAGAatactgtccgtgttttgtaATGTGCCGTGTTCATCATTTTACTCTGTTAATGTCATGTTCCGGTTTCGGCAGTAGGTGGCGGGCTGAGCATTCttgctggctgcacacctgctgccaatctgtctAGATTATGCACCTGGTTTATTAGGAGAATTGGATGCCCTGCCACTGCTTTTGCCTATGTGTCATGATATGGTGCAGACGTATCTCTATCTtactgtagttttaaaacttatggtatttatatttaattttatgtGTCTGTGATTTCATTTCCgaaataaaacatgcattaatttttcattcattctcatCATATTCCTTCAGGGCTTGCTATCTGCATTTGGTGCAACGATACCCTTAGGTACGGATCATCAGGGAAGAAGGATTTAAAAACCCACTCAAAGAAAGCGAAGCACAATGTTGAAAATCCATGCAAACAAACCAGTCCCTTCCTGCAATGTTCAGTGCAACCAAAGCCCTGAATGAAGGGACAACTTCCAAGGCTTCATCCAGTCTGCCATACGGAGCTGCACCTAATATATTTGACAGTAGCAGCTGCTCTGAGCTGGTTCAGCCACCACGTCCCTACGTCAGTATGCTGGACAGAAAAGCTCACTTAGAAGCGATGACACTGTCATTCACCACAGAACACTCACTGCCACTGAGTTTAACACCTCGACTTATCAATTTTGCACAGGAGtttggtagagataccaaagCAAGCAAAGGAATACAAATGGAGAGGACCACAGCCGAGTCTGACTGCAGTGGCTcttcaaagaaaaatgcaaaaaaatcaaaacatgtttaaatgaCAGAACTGAAAGAAGTGATTTATTATTTAGGTATTACTTTCCATTATTATCAGGagtaagaaataaaaagtggaaaatctactttcaatttttgtctgaatttttttcACAGATATCACCAGAATGCACCACAGCCATCCATAAATTACATTAATATatatagagctgtcagtttagcgtgtttttattggcattaatttaaatgaattttaacgggattaattttttctcgcgagattaacgcggcacacgtcacaagcggatgttacggtgctctataaatacaccagaaacaacagcagaagtccacgcccatgtctgttttgccagctacgggagcgcgagacaccgaaaacggatacttaaagagtttatgaatggaaagtttacgtttaaaaagttgccatattgctccactgacaagaccaaagttatctgttcttctctctctctctgtatcatacaggtatacgatgtatgccactgacgcgattgtcacttgtttggaactattttgtgtggaaggttacagtgttctgtgtccaaataaatagagcgggtggagcttctctgtgttcgtctgacagtgacagtgcgctacagtggtagcgacctagcgaaagtaaaatgtctccagtgttgtcatcgaaccaagtgtagtcattcgaaatgaggtctacacaaaaccgtagagagacttccgcgcaagaaggaccaacacatcaacatagcctgactgtgttagggggagtgaaccccccctttcagaatggtttgcccctgcagcgcgggggaagtgcgtgtgcttgtttgtaaggccggcagtttcgaatacagcggcacataatgaacactggtgtccggtgtctcgttattcttcaacaaacacagaaacagactgctgtgttgaaagcaaacttgagaaaaatgcaaAAGTATGCAACAATGGTTTGCATCTAATCCACTATAggctagtgtaccttagatctgcactttataatgttatattgctctgttttgatttcatttaaaaaaagctgttaaagcagctgttgtgtgacaaaatattttttttaccgttattgatggacagtaatattgtgtgagagattatgtgtgaataactgcaccaagtgaaaaatgttcatgtaaaattgaaaatcgaaatggttatttcagtaaatatttgcatttggcacatagacaactgattcatgattccatgttgatgagagcattaaaatggggaaaagataggacaaaaaatgtaaaaggaaattcagaataaataaaaacgtgtgagtaatcacgattaattttttagttcatttgagttaattaggacagttgcatttttaattagattaaatattttaatcgtttgacagctctaatatatatttatatatatatatttttttctgggattttcggcagtccactttcatctctgttAATTATACATTTCAAACTAATAGTAGGCTACAATGTTTCTTAAACTGCCTGAGGAATGAGGTTCTATTAgtccagaggtgggcaaactacggcccgttggtctttttaatccggcccgccgaaggttggtccacaattaaggttcagtgtgaatgattgcattcatttcaattggacttgtattgacaggcaatttcaccgccaggtggtgcattgacttgaagttgcagaacggggggggggggggggggggggcttttcgaccacctaggacctccgtatcgctctacttctactggtctgatcataaCCCATCTGTAGCAATGCACaagctaaaataggtcatcaacaacactgttgtcatttaaaaaagtatattcatacagtactttcatgcttttgttcagtTGATGTTTGATAGGGACTGTcaacaactgcatttttttaatgtaccatagctcgtgctgacttggcctttctgtcaaattttaaaagtcaatgcggcctccgagccaaaaagtttgcccacccctgtatTAGTGACATGACAGCCCACAGCCAGTCACACGTTTCGCGACTCAGTGGCATTGATCAGCCCCAAAATATGCAACTGCTCCAACTGGCAattttgttgttattcttcttAGTTAAAACGCCAATAGCGCAGCAAGTTGCCAAGCTGTGCAAGACATATTGAAACGCTACGGGGGCTGACAATCGTTTCGAAAGAGGAAGCAAAATGCATACATTTGAGGCAGCCGGCCGTCGGTGCATATGTTTCAATAGATCGAGCCTTCACTCTTGAATGGCTGCCGTTTTGAAATGACACATTCTAAAATTACACATGAAGCTTGTATCATAGCTGCTTGTCTTATGGTTGCAACAAACCAGTCTGCATGAAAATCGCAAAATAATTCAGTGCGTTAAGAGTGGAGAAGAGAGAGAAGAGTGCATGCCTCGTGTGAAAACCAGCCAGCTTAGAGTAAGCAAATTCCTAATTGCCGGCAAGCTTGCATTCGAGTTAGCTCTCAAGCGGTCAAGCCCAGGTCGACCGTTGATCAACGCCTTTGTCTTTGTTGGTTCATTTCTGGCTTCTCACAGTGGAGCACGAAGGGTGTTTAGCCATTTCTACCCCAGGGAGGAGATACATACATCAACGCACCCGAAAGGACGTCAGAGATGATATAAAATAAAGAGTGTGGCATCAGACCTTGAAAAATGATGTTACCTTTAATGAAACTGCTCAACCCTCAGGATTATTATTGGCACTGCGCCTGTTCCATCAACCTACATGAATCAGCACGTCGCACGTCAGCAACAAACTGGTTCGGCGAACATAAAATGTAAGATTAactttgtttttgcattgaCATGTCTTTTCTGTTTAGCTTTCAGCAGCTGTCCAGTCTGGCTTCAGGAACTCTGGTCTCACTTTGAGCAAGACCAGGAAGATCATCATGGTACTGTAAAccttctaattaaaaaaaacacaattgcttGTATTACCCAATATACAGCAAAGGTTACAACATACTATGCCTGTAAGGATACATTCACAAAAACGAAATTGCGTCACTCTTAATAAACAAACCCGCATTGCTTTAGAAATGGCAGATGCAACCATTTGAGCTCACagggctttattattattaggtcCCAAGCAATGACTTCTGCGAAGTCTCTATTGCTTTTCTCAAAATGATTAATACTAAGGCCCCACAGGAACTCTTGTGGGCTCCCTTTTTGATTTTATAGCAATTCTTACTATTATGACCACGGCGCCAAAAGTGATTGCTGTGGGGtccccatttgtttttttcgagAAATTGTTATCCATCgaaccattttcaacacttgttaccctgaacagggtcgtgtgtgctgactttgggcagaaagCAGGGTAAATCCTGAATTGGTTATTAGTTAGgtgcagggcacatgtagagccaaacaaccattcacacccaaattgtcactgagtgggaaccgattccACACTGCACAGACACTTCTAGCGAGTATACTTTTACTtacttttctgcttggctctcaacgaaggcggacacttttttgcCCTGCTCCTGCTccggccccccctcccctcccttgctCACCACTTAGTCTATGTGctgtcttttcctagcctccgccgtatttttcatcctaaaaaacaaaccatggaattgtttggctggtctcttgatgcaatCGGCACATTTTTCTCAACGGGAAGAGCAGGCACTGTCCCTCAGGACATTTGGTGCCGGGTGCACCCTAGATCCACGGAgtaagcggagaatggtgtgcctgtcaatactgtccgttgaggaggaggaaTACATCTACAtgatagcaggtatgctgcagtttaGTGTTGGCAGTTTCCTTTTCCATCGCAAAATCCAACCGACGGGAgtagctttattggaagtgaagaagctgccggtcattctcgatggtctagcgcgaatgtccaacactcagactcaagcggtaactgagctcaaccgcaattgcggttccggagcgtctccgtacgatctacaacaacatggagaagttggaattctcGCTTCTAAAAGGAATTGATGATTTGACCGAAcgcgccagtgaagggatacagccatggctcaaggccacctgaaattgttggcggccgtccctccaaaacaaacaatgctatttggacccctttcccctggatggaatgTATGTACGGATgctagtgcccccaccatcacccccctccttctcggccatgga
It includes:
- the tyw3 gene encoding tRNA wybutosine-synthesizing protein 3 homolog isoform X1 yields the protein MEKTFRECKKRCLNKCDISKKGNVDEDIEHLVSLLNSFEEYFTTSSCSGRITVIDTAPESCVAQKKNLVWLFVSHSKCKVDDVMSPLASSCGTAVLKFEPFVLHVQCRTLEDAHLMLSAAVQSGFRNSGLTLSKTRKIIMAVRCTHNLEVPLCNQGKLLVSHEYVDFIIGIANQKMEENLRRIERFYQSIQIMMKNKQQKLLNKEEKLMKKKKKESVVSEQRQKLRCQTDDCQSNGGSNVIELDEDLQLAHCFNSVLESISVPGTFPGVDGENGA